A window of the Gorilla gorilla gorilla isolate KB3781 chromosome 8, NHGRI_mGorGor1-v2.1_pri, whole genome shotgun sequence genome harbors these coding sequences:
- the PPRC1 gene encoding peroxisome proliferator-activated receptor gamma coactivator-related protein 1 isoform X4, giving the protein MAARRGRRDGVAPPPSGGPGPDPGGGARGSGWGSRSQAPYGTLGAVSGGEQVLLHEEGGDSGFVSLSRLGPSLRDKDLEMEELMLQDETLLGTMQSYMDASLISLIEDFGSLGESRLSLEDQNEVSLLTALTEILDNADSENLSPFDSIPDSELLVSPREGSSLHKLLTLSRTPPECDLITPVDPLGPSTGSSRGSGVEMSLPDPSWDFSPPSFLETSSPKLPSWRPPRSRPRWGQSPPPQQRSDGEEEEEVASFSGQILAGELDNCVSSIPDFPMHLACPEEEDKATAAEMAVPAAGDESISSLSELVRAMHPYCLPNLTHLASLEDELQEQPDDLTLPEGCVVLEIVGQAATAGDDLEIPVVVRQVSPGPRPVLLDDSLETSSALQLLMPTLESETEAAVPKVTLCSEKEGLSLNSEEKLDSACLLKPREVVEPVVPKEPQNPPANAAPGSQRARKGRKKKSKEQPAACVEGYARRLRSSSRGQSTVGTEVTSQVDNLQKQPQEELQKESGPLQGKGKPRAWARAWAAALENSSPKNLERSAGQSSPAKEGPLDLYPKLADTIQANPIPTHLSLVDSAQASPMPVDSVEADPTAVGPVLAGPVPVDPGLVDLASTSSELVEPLPAEPVLINPVLADSAAVDPAVVPISDNLPPVDAVPSGPAPVDLALVDPVPNDLTPVDPVLVKSRPTDPRRCAVSSALGGSAPQLLVESESLDPPKTIIPEIKEVDSLKIESGTSATTHEARPRPLSLSEYRRRRQQRQAETEERSPQPPTGKWPSLPETPTGLADIPCLVIPPAPAKKTALQRSPEAPLEICLVPVGPSPASPSPEPPVSKPVASAPTEQVPSQEMPLLARPSPPVQSVSPVVPTPPSMSAALPFPAGGLGMPPSLPPPPLQPPSLPLSMGPVLPDPFTHYAPVPPWPCYPHVSPSGYPCLPPPPTVPLVSGTPGAYAVPPTCSVPWAPPPAPVSPYSSTCTYGPLGWGPGPQHAPFWSTVPPPPLPPASIGRAVPQPKMESRGTPAGPPENVLPLSMAPPLSLGLPGHGAPQTEPTKVEVKPVPASPHPKHKVSALVPSPQMKAPACVSAEGVTVEEPASERLKPETQETRPREKPPLPATKAVPTPRQSTVPKLPAVHPARLRKLSFLPTPRTQGSEDVVQAFISEIAKKECPPPAPADSLAVGNSGGVDIPQEKRPLDRLQAPELANVAGLTPPATPPHQLWKPLAAVSLLAKAKSPKSTAQEGTLKPEGVTEAKHPAAVRLQEGVHGPSRVHVGSGDHDYCVRSRTPPKKMPALVIPEVGSRWNVKRHQDITIKPVLSLGPAAPPPPCIAASREPLDHRTSSEQADPSAPCLAPSSLLSPEASPCRNDMNTRTPPEPSAKQRSMRCYRKACRSASPSSQGWQGRRGRNSRSVSSGSNRTSEASSSSSSSSSSSSRSRSRSLSPPHKRWRRSSCSSSGRSRRCSSSSSSSSSSSSSSSSSSSSRSRSRSPSPRRRSDRRRRSYRSHDHYQRQRVLQKERAIEERRVVFIGKIPGRMTRSELKQRFSVFGEIEECTIHFRVQGDNYGFVTYRYAEEAFAAIESGHKLRQADEQPFDLCFGGRRQFCKRSYSDLDSNREDFDPAPVKSKFDSLDFDTLLKQAQKNLRR; this is encoded by the exons ATGGCGGCGCGCCGGGGACGGAGAGACGGAGTCGCGCCGCCCCCGAGTGGGGGCCCCGGTCCGGACCCTGGCGGGGGAGCCCGCGGCAGTGGTTGGGGAAGTCGAAGCCAAGCGCCGTATGGGACTTTGGGCGCTGTGAGCGGCGGCGAGCAG GTGCTGCTGCATGAGGAGGGGGGTGATTCTGGCTTTGTCAGTCTCTCTCGGCTGGGCCCATCTCTGAGGGACAAGGACCTGGAAATGGAGGAGCTAATGCTGCAGGATGAGACACTGCTGGGGACCATGCAGAGCTACATGGATGCCTCCCTTATCTCCCTCATCGAGGATTTTGGGAGCCTTGGAGAG AGCAGGTTATCTCTGGAGGACCAGAATGAAGTGTCGCTGCTCACGGCTCTGACGGAGATCTTGGACAATGCAGATTCTGAGAACCTTTCTCCATTTGACAGCATTCCTGATTCGGAGCTGCTTGTGTCACCCCGGGAGGGCTCCTCT CTGCACAAGCTGCTTACTCTCTCTCGGACACCCCCAGAATGTGACCTCATCACCCCAGTTGACCCACTGGGGCCCAGTACAGGCAGCAGTAGAGGGAGTGGG GTTGAAATGTCTCTTCCAGATCCCTCTTGGGACTTCTCCCCACCCTCTTTCTTAGAGACCTCTTCCCCCAAGCTTCCTAGCTGGAGACCCCCAAGATCAAGACCACGCTGGGGCCAATCCCCACCTCCCCAGCAGCGCAGTgatggagaagaggaggaggaggtggccagCTTCAGTGGCCAGATTCTTGCCGGGGAGCTTGACAACTGTGTGAGCAGTATCCCGGACTTCCCCATGCATTTGGCCTGCCCTGAGGAGGAAGATAAAGCAACAGCAGCAGAGATGGCAGTGCCAGCAGCTGGTGATGAGAGCATCTCCTCCCTGAGTGAGCTGGTGCGGGCCATGCACCCATACTGCCTGCCCAACCTCACCCACCTGGCATCACTTGAGGATGAGCTTCAGGAGCAGCCAGATGATTTGACACTGCCTGAGGGCTGTGTAGTGCTGGAGATTGTGGGGCAGGCAGCCACAGCTGGCGATGACCTGGAGATCCCAGTTGTGGTGCGACAGGTCTCTCCTGGACCCCGGCCTGTGCTCCTGGATGACTCGCTAGAGACTAGTTCTGCCTTGCAGCTGCTTATGCCTACACTGGAGTCAGAGACGGAGGCTGCTGTGCCCAAGGTAACCCTCTGCTCTGAGAAAGAGGGGTTGTCATTGAACTCAGAGGAGAAGCTGGACTCAGCCTGCTTATTGAAGCCCAGGGAGGTCGTGGAGCCAGTGGTGCCCAAGGAGCCTCAGAACCCACCTGCCAATGCAGCACCAGGTTCCCAGAGAGCTCGAAAGGGCAGGAAGAAGAAGAGCAAGGAGCAGCCAGCAGCCTGTGTGGAAGGCTatgccaggaggctgaggtcatcTTCTCGCGGGCAGTCTACTGTAGGTACAGAAGTGACCTCTCAGGTAGACAACTTGCAGAAACAGCCTCAGGAAGAACTTCAAAAAGAGTCTGGGCCTCTCCAGGGTAAGGGGAAGCCCCGGGCTTGGGCTCGGGCCTGGGCAGCTGCCTTGGAGAATTCTAGCCCTAAGAACTTGGAGAGAAGTGCTGGACAAAGTAGTCCTGCTAAAGAAGGCCCTCTAGACCTCTACCCAAAGCTGGCTGACACTATCCAAGCCAATCCTATACCAACCCATCTCTCATTGGTCGACTCTGCCCAAGCCAGCCCCATGCCAGTTGACTCTGTTGAAGCTGATCCCACTGCAGTTGGCCCTGTTCTAGCTGGCCCTGTACCTGTTGACCCTGGGTTGGTTGATCTTGCTTCAACCAGCTCAGAACTGGTTGAGCCTCTCCCGGCTGAGCCAGTGCTGATCAACCCAGTCCTGGCTGACTCAGCAGCAGTTGACCCTGCAGTGGTTCCCATCTCAGATAATTTGCCACCGGTTGATGCTGTCCCGTCTGGCCCAGCACCAGTTGATCTAGCACTAGTTGACCCTGTTCCTAATGACCTGACTCCAGTTGACCCAGTGCTAGTTAAGTCCAGACCAACTGATCCCAGACGTTGTGCAGTGTCATCAGCCCTGGGGGGTTCAGCACCCCAGCTCCTCGTGGAGTCAGAGTCCTTGGACCCACCAAAGACCATCATCCCTGAAATCAAAGAGGTGGATTCTCTGAAAATTGAAAGTGGTACCAGTGCTACAACCCATGAAGCCAGACCTCGGCCTCTCAGCTTATCTGAGTACCGGCGACGAAGGCAGCAACGCCAAgcagaaacagaagagagaagtcCACAGCCCCCAACTGGGAAGTGGCCTAGCCTTCCAGAGACTCCCACAGGGCTGGCAGACATCCCTTGTCTTGTCATCCCACCAGCCCCAGCCAAGAAGACAGCTCTGCAGAGAAGCCCTGAAGCACCCCTTGAGATTTGCCTTGTGCCTGTAGGTCCCAGCCCTGCTTCTCCTAGTCCTGAGCCACCTGTAAGCAAACCTGTGGCCTCAGCTCCCACTGAGCAGGTGCCATCCCAGGAGATGCCACTGTTGGCGAGACCTTCCCCTCCTGTGCAGTCTGTGTCCCCTGTTGTGCCCACACCTCCCTCGATGTCTGCTGCCCTGCCTTTCCCTGCAGGTGGGCTTGGCATGCCCCCCAGTCTGCCCCCACCTCCCTTGCAGCCTCCTAGTCTTCCATTGTCTATGGGGCCAGTACTACCTGATCCGTTTACTCACTATGCCCCCGTGCCACCCTGGCCTTGTTATCCTCATGTGTCCCCTTCTGGCTATCCTTGCCTGCCCCCCCCACCAACGGTGCCCCTAGTGTCTGGTACTCCTGGTGCCTATGCCGTGCCTCCCACTTGCAGTGTGCCTTGGGCACcccctcctgccccagtctcaccttacagttccacatgtacCTATGGGCCCTTGGGATGGGGCCCAGGGCCTCAACATGCTCCATTCTGGTCTACTGTTCCCCCACCTCCTTTGCCTCCAGCCTCCATTGGGAGAGCTGTTCCCCAACCTAAGATGGAGTCTAGGGGCACTCCAGCTGGCCCTCCTGAAAATGTACTTCCCTTGTCGATGGCTCCTCCCCTCAGTCTTGGGCTACCTGGCCATGGAGCTCCTCAGACAGAGCCTACCAAGGTGGAGGTCAAGCCAGTGCCTGCATCTCCCCATCCGAAACACAAGGTGTCTGCCCTGGTGCCAAGTCCCCAGATGAAGGCTCCAGCATGTGTGTCTGCTGAAGGTGTGACTGTTGAGGAGCCTGCATCAGAGAGGCTAAAGCCTGAGACCCAAGAGACCAGGCCCAGGGAGAAGCCCCCCTTGCCTGCTACCAAGGCTGTTCCCACACCAAGGCAGAGCACTGTCCCCAAGCTGCCTGCTGTCCACCCAGCCCGTCTAAGGAAGCTGTCCTTCCTGCCTACCCCACGTACTCAGGGTTCTGAAGATGTGGTACAGGCTTTCATCAGTGAGATTG CCAAAAAGGAGTGTCCTCCTCCGGCTCCTGCTGACAGCTTGGCTGTAGGAAACTCAGG CGGCGTTGACATTCCCCAGGAGAAGAGGCCCCTAGACCGGTTACAAGCCCCAGAACTGGCCAACGTGGCAG gGCTCACCCCTCCAGCTACCCCTCCCCACCAGTTATGGAAGCCCCTGGCTGCTGTCTCACTGCTGGCCAAAGCCAAATCTCCTAAGTCCACCGCCCAGGAGGGAACCCTGAAGCCTGAAGGAGTTACGGAGGCCAAACATCCAGCTGCAGTTCGCCTCCAAGAAGGGGTCCATGGCCCTAGTCGAGTCCATGTGGGCTCTGGGGACCATGACTATTGTGTCCGGAGCAGGACTCCCCCAAAAAAGATGCCTGCCCTAGTCATTCCAGAGGTGGGCTCCCGATGGAATGTCAAGCGCCATCAGGACATCACCATCAAACCTGTCTTGTCCTTGGGCCCAGCTGCCCCTCCGCCCCCATGCATAGCTGCCTCCCGGGAGCCGCTTGATCACAGGACTAGCAGTGAGCAGGCAGATCCCTCAGCACCCTGCCTTGCCCCATCCAGCTTGCTGTCCCCTGAGGCCTCACCCTGCCGGAATGACATGAACACTAGGACTCCCCCTGAACCCTCAGCCAAGCAGCGGTCAATGCGCTGTTACCGAAAAGCCTGCAGGTCAGCCAGCCCCTCAAGCCAGGGCTGGCAGGGCCGCCGAGGCCGCAACAGCCGTTCTGTCAGCTCTGGGTCCAACCGGACTAGCGAAGcatcttcctcctcatcctcatcGTCGTCTTCCTCATCCCGATCTCGGTCCAGGTCCCTCTCCCCCCCACACAAGAGGTGGCGAAG GTCCAGCTGTAGTTCCTCTGGGCGTTCTCGAAGATGCTCTTCCTCTTCTTCGTCATCATCTTCCTCTTCgtcttcctcatcctcatcatCCAGTTCTCGAAGCCGCTCACGATCCCCATCCCCCCGCCGGAGAAGTGACAGGAGGCGGCG CTCTTATCGTTCACATGACCATTACCAAAGACAAAGAGTGCTACAAAAGGAGCGTGCAATA GAAGAAAGAAGGGTGGTCTTCATTGGAAAGATACCTGGCCGCATGACTCGATCAGAGCTGAAACAGAGGTTCTCCGTTTTTGGAGAGATTGAGGAGTGCACCATCCACTTCCGTGTCCAAGG GGACAACTACGGCTTCGTCACTTATCGCTATGCTGAGGAGGCATTTGCAGCCATTGAGAGTGGCCACAAGCTGCGGCAGGCAGATGAGCAGCCCTTTGATCTCTGCTTTGGGGGCCGAAGGCAGTTCTGCAAGAGGAGCTATTCTGATCTTG ACTCCAACCGGGAAGACTTTGACCCAGCACCTGTAAAGAGCAAATTTGATTCTCTTGACTTTGACACATTGTTGAAACAGGCCCAGAAGAACCTCAGGAGGTAA
- the PPRC1 gene encoding peroxisome proliferator-activated receptor gamma coactivator-related protein 1 isoform X14 codes for MAARRGRRDGVAPPPSGGPGPDPGGGARGSGWGSRSQAPYGTLGAVSGGEQVLLHEEGGDSGFVSLSRLGPSLRDKDLEMEELMLQDETLLGTMQSYMDASLISLIEDFGSLGESRLSLEDQNEVSLLTALTEILDNADSENLSPFDSIPDSELLVSPREGSSVEMSLPDPSWDFSPPSFLETSSPKLPSWRPPRSRPRWGQSPPPQQRSDGEEEEEVASFSGQILAGELDNCVSSIPDFPMHLACPEEEDKATAAEMAVPAAGDESISSLSELVRAMHPYCLPNLTHLASLEDELQEQPDDLTLPEGCVVLEIVGQAATAGDDLEIPVVVRQVSPGPRPVLLDDSLETSSALQLLMPTLESETEAAVPKVTLCSEKEGLSLNSEEKLDSACLLKPREVVEPVVPKEPQNPPANAAPGSQRARKGRKKKSKEQPAACVEGYARRLRSSSRGQSTVGTEVTSQVDNLQKQPQEELQKESGPLQGKGKPRAWARAWAAALENSSPKNLERSAGQSSPAKEGPLDLYPKLADTIQANPIPTHLSLVDSAQASPMPVDSVEADPTAVGPVLAGPVPVDPGLVDLASTSSELVEPLPAEPVLINPVLADSAAVDPAVVPISDNLPPVDAVPSGPAPVDLALVDPVPNDLTPVDPVLVKSRPTDPRRCAVSSALGGSAPQLLVESESLDPPKTIIPEIKEVDSLKIESGTSATTHEARPRPLSLSEYRRRRQQRQAETEERSPQPPTGKWPSLPETPTGLADIPCLVIPPAPAKKTALQRSPEAPLEICLVPVGPSPASPSPEPPVSKPVASAPTEQVPSQEMPLLARPSPPVQSVSPVVPTPPSMSAALPFPAGGLGMPPSLPPPPLQPPSLPLSMGPVLPDPFTHYAPVPPWPCYPHVSPSGYPCLPPPPTVPLVSGTPGAYAVPPTCSVPWAPPPAPVSPYSSTCTYGPLGWGPGPQHAPFWSTVPPPPLPPASIGRAVPQPKMESRGTPAGPPENVLPLSMAPPLSLGLPGHGAPQTEPTKVEVKPVPASPHPKHKVSALVPSPQMKAPACVSAEGVTVEEPASERLKPETQETRPREKPPLPATKAVPTPRQSTVPKLPAVHPARLRKLSFLPTPRTQGSEDVVQAFISEIGIEASDLSSLLEQFEKSEAKKECPPPAPADSLAVGNSGSSCSSSGRSRRCSSSSSSSSSSSSSSSSSSSSRSRSRSPSPRRRSDRRRRYSSYRSHDHYQRQRVLQKERAIEERRVVFIGKIPGRMTRSELKQRFSVFGEIEECTIHFRVQGDNYGFVTYRYAEEAFAAIESGHKLRQADEQPFDLCFGGRRQFCKRSYSDLDSNREDFDPAPVKSKFDSLDFDTLLKQAQKNLRR; via the exons ATGGCGGCGCGCCGGGGACGGAGAGACGGAGTCGCGCCGCCCCCGAGTGGGGGCCCCGGTCCGGACCCTGGCGGGGGAGCCCGCGGCAGTGGTTGGGGAAGTCGAAGCCAAGCGCCGTATGGGACTTTGGGCGCTGTGAGCGGCGGCGAGCAG GTGCTGCTGCATGAGGAGGGGGGTGATTCTGGCTTTGTCAGTCTCTCTCGGCTGGGCCCATCTCTGAGGGACAAGGACCTGGAAATGGAGGAGCTAATGCTGCAGGATGAGACACTGCTGGGGACCATGCAGAGCTACATGGATGCCTCCCTTATCTCCCTCATCGAGGATTTTGGGAGCCTTGGAGAG AGCAGGTTATCTCTGGAGGACCAGAATGAAGTGTCGCTGCTCACGGCTCTGACGGAGATCTTGGACAATGCAGATTCTGAGAACCTTTCTCCATTTGACAGCATTCCTGATTCGGAGCTGCTTGTGTCACCCCGGGAGGGCTCCTCT GTTGAAATGTCTCTTCCAGATCCCTCTTGGGACTTCTCCCCACCCTCTTTCTTAGAGACCTCTTCCCCCAAGCTTCCTAGCTGGAGACCCCCAAGATCAAGACCACGCTGGGGCCAATCCCCACCTCCCCAGCAGCGCAGTgatggagaagaggaggaggaggtggccagCTTCAGTGGCCAGATTCTTGCCGGGGAGCTTGACAACTGTGTGAGCAGTATCCCGGACTTCCCCATGCATTTGGCCTGCCCTGAGGAGGAAGATAAAGCAACAGCAGCAGAGATGGCAGTGCCAGCAGCTGGTGATGAGAGCATCTCCTCCCTGAGTGAGCTGGTGCGGGCCATGCACCCATACTGCCTGCCCAACCTCACCCACCTGGCATCACTTGAGGATGAGCTTCAGGAGCAGCCAGATGATTTGACACTGCCTGAGGGCTGTGTAGTGCTGGAGATTGTGGGGCAGGCAGCCACAGCTGGCGATGACCTGGAGATCCCAGTTGTGGTGCGACAGGTCTCTCCTGGACCCCGGCCTGTGCTCCTGGATGACTCGCTAGAGACTAGTTCTGCCTTGCAGCTGCTTATGCCTACACTGGAGTCAGAGACGGAGGCTGCTGTGCCCAAGGTAACCCTCTGCTCTGAGAAAGAGGGGTTGTCATTGAACTCAGAGGAGAAGCTGGACTCAGCCTGCTTATTGAAGCCCAGGGAGGTCGTGGAGCCAGTGGTGCCCAAGGAGCCTCAGAACCCACCTGCCAATGCAGCACCAGGTTCCCAGAGAGCTCGAAAGGGCAGGAAGAAGAAGAGCAAGGAGCAGCCAGCAGCCTGTGTGGAAGGCTatgccaggaggctgaggtcatcTTCTCGCGGGCAGTCTACTGTAGGTACAGAAGTGACCTCTCAGGTAGACAACTTGCAGAAACAGCCTCAGGAAGAACTTCAAAAAGAGTCTGGGCCTCTCCAGGGTAAGGGGAAGCCCCGGGCTTGGGCTCGGGCCTGGGCAGCTGCCTTGGAGAATTCTAGCCCTAAGAACTTGGAGAGAAGTGCTGGACAAAGTAGTCCTGCTAAAGAAGGCCCTCTAGACCTCTACCCAAAGCTGGCTGACACTATCCAAGCCAATCCTATACCAACCCATCTCTCATTGGTCGACTCTGCCCAAGCCAGCCCCATGCCAGTTGACTCTGTTGAAGCTGATCCCACTGCAGTTGGCCCTGTTCTAGCTGGCCCTGTACCTGTTGACCCTGGGTTGGTTGATCTTGCTTCAACCAGCTCAGAACTGGTTGAGCCTCTCCCGGCTGAGCCAGTGCTGATCAACCCAGTCCTGGCTGACTCAGCAGCAGTTGACCCTGCAGTGGTTCCCATCTCAGATAATTTGCCACCGGTTGATGCTGTCCCGTCTGGCCCAGCACCAGTTGATCTAGCACTAGTTGACCCTGTTCCTAATGACCTGACTCCAGTTGACCCAGTGCTAGTTAAGTCCAGACCAACTGATCCCAGACGTTGTGCAGTGTCATCAGCCCTGGGGGGTTCAGCACCCCAGCTCCTCGTGGAGTCAGAGTCCTTGGACCCACCAAAGACCATCATCCCTGAAATCAAAGAGGTGGATTCTCTGAAAATTGAAAGTGGTACCAGTGCTACAACCCATGAAGCCAGACCTCGGCCTCTCAGCTTATCTGAGTACCGGCGACGAAGGCAGCAACGCCAAgcagaaacagaagagagaagtcCACAGCCCCCAACTGGGAAGTGGCCTAGCCTTCCAGAGACTCCCACAGGGCTGGCAGACATCCCTTGTCTTGTCATCCCACCAGCCCCAGCCAAGAAGACAGCTCTGCAGAGAAGCCCTGAAGCACCCCTTGAGATTTGCCTTGTGCCTGTAGGTCCCAGCCCTGCTTCTCCTAGTCCTGAGCCACCTGTAAGCAAACCTGTGGCCTCAGCTCCCACTGAGCAGGTGCCATCCCAGGAGATGCCACTGTTGGCGAGACCTTCCCCTCCTGTGCAGTCTGTGTCCCCTGTTGTGCCCACACCTCCCTCGATGTCTGCTGCCCTGCCTTTCCCTGCAGGTGGGCTTGGCATGCCCCCCAGTCTGCCCCCACCTCCCTTGCAGCCTCCTAGTCTTCCATTGTCTATGGGGCCAGTACTACCTGATCCGTTTACTCACTATGCCCCCGTGCCACCCTGGCCTTGTTATCCTCATGTGTCCCCTTCTGGCTATCCTTGCCTGCCCCCCCCACCAACGGTGCCCCTAGTGTCTGGTACTCCTGGTGCCTATGCCGTGCCTCCCACTTGCAGTGTGCCTTGGGCACcccctcctgccccagtctcaccttacagttccacatgtacCTATGGGCCCTTGGGATGGGGCCCAGGGCCTCAACATGCTCCATTCTGGTCTACTGTTCCCCCACCTCCTTTGCCTCCAGCCTCCATTGGGAGAGCTGTTCCCCAACCTAAGATGGAGTCTAGGGGCACTCCAGCTGGCCCTCCTGAAAATGTACTTCCCTTGTCGATGGCTCCTCCCCTCAGTCTTGGGCTACCTGGCCATGGAGCTCCTCAGACAGAGCCTACCAAGGTGGAGGTCAAGCCAGTGCCTGCATCTCCCCATCCGAAACACAAGGTGTCTGCCCTGGTGCCAAGTCCCCAGATGAAGGCTCCAGCATGTGTGTCTGCTGAAGGTGTGACTGTTGAGGAGCCTGCATCAGAGAGGCTAAAGCCTGAGACCCAAGAGACCAGGCCCAGGGAGAAGCCCCCCTTGCCTGCTACCAAGGCTGTTCCCACACCAAGGCAGAGCACTGTCCCCAAGCTGCCTGCTGTCCACCCAGCCCGTCTAAGGAAGCTGTCCTTCCTGCCTACCCCACGTACTCAGGGTTCTGAAGATGTGGTACAGGCTTTCATCAGTGAGATTG GAATTGAGGCATCGGACCTGTCCAGTCTGCTGGAGCAGTTTGAGAAATCAGAAG CCAAAAAGGAGTGTCCTCCTCCGGCTCCTGCTGACAGCTTGGCTGTAGGAAACTCAGG GTCCAGCTGTAGTTCCTCTGGGCGTTCTCGAAGATGCTCTTCCTCTTCTTCGTCATCATCTTCCTCTTCgtcttcctcatcctcatcatCCAGTTCTCGAAGCCGCTCACGATCCCCATCCCCCCGCCGGAGAAGTGACAGGAGGCGGCG GTACAGCTCTTATCGTTCACATGACCATTACCAAAGACAAAGAGTGCTACAAAAGGAGCGTGCAATA GAAGAAAGAAGGGTGGTCTTCATTGGAAAGATACCTGGCCGCATGACTCGATCAGAGCTGAAACAGAGGTTCTCCGTTTTTGGAGAGATTGAGGAGTGCACCATCCACTTCCGTGTCCAAGG GGACAACTACGGCTTCGTCACTTATCGCTATGCTGAGGAGGCATTTGCAGCCATTGAGAGTGGCCACAAGCTGCGGCAGGCAGATGAGCAGCCCTTTGATCTCTGCTTTGGGGGCCGAAGGCAGTTCTGCAAGAGGAGCTATTCTGATCTTG ACTCCAACCGGGAAGACTTTGACCCAGCACCTGTAAAGAGCAAATTTGATTCTCTTGACTTTGACACATTGTTGAAACAGGCCCAGAAGAACCTCAGGAGGTAA